One Triticum dicoccoides isolate Atlit2015 ecotype Zavitan chromosome 5B, WEW_v2.0, whole genome shotgun sequence genomic window carries:
- the LOC119306118 gene encoding probable E3 ubiquitin-protein ligase ATL44 — protein MPRHLLQQSVDRLAALAAPPAAAMAHGGTSVHTDTLLILAAVLCFLLCVVGLAMVARCSRLCNPSAFSVDAPGAVGAPCKGIKKKALQALPTVSWRPEQRKEANEEEGERPECAICLAEFAPGNEVRVLPTCGHDFHAACVDVWLLSNSTCPSCRRALILIVAAAQSPAANESPTPQTCCERADAVAAAQASVVW, from the coding sequence ATGCCGCGCCACCTGCTGCAGCAGTCCGTCGACCGCCTCGCCGCACTGGCCGCGCCACCGGCGGCCGCCATGGCGCACGGCGGGACGAGCGTGCACACGGACACGCTGCTCATCCTGGCGGCGGTGCTCTGCTTCCTGCTCTGCGTGGTCGGGCTGGCCATGGTGGCCCGGTGCTCCCGCCTGTGCAACCCCTCCGCCTTCTCCGTCGACGCGCCAGGAGCAGTGGGGGCGCCGTGCAAGGGGATCAAGAAGAAGGCGCTGCAAGCGCTCCCCACCGTGTCCTGGCGGCCAGAGCAGAGGAAGGAGGCgaacgaggaggagggggagcggccggAGTGCGCCATCTGCCTGGCGGAGTTCGCGCCCGGCAACGAGGTGCGCGTGCTCCCGACGTGCGGCCACGACTTCCACGCCGCCTGCGTCGACGTCTGGCTACTGTCCAACTCCACCTGCCCCTCCTGCCGGCGCGCCCTCATCCTCATCGTCGCGGCCGCCCAGTCGCCGGCAGCCAACGAATCTCCGACTCCTCAAACGTGCTGTGAGCGCGCCGACGCCGTCGCGGCTGCACAGGCCTCGGTCGTATGGTAG